A window from Sceloporus undulatus isolate JIND9_A2432 ecotype Alabama chromosome 8, SceUnd_v1.1, whole genome shotgun sequence encodes these proteins:
- the LOC121914796 gene encoding testis-expressed protein 2-like translates to MADHPLVASGPSAAKSSPRQPSPLQGNEAPDSPKLASPTVGCRREEDWESEHGNELIFALDEEEEEEEDLESPDSFSPCEEELRKEEDHQTESAFHVPSSPLPSPPELGFAPPAPLVSSSPSSSPQKLALLVNPQGPKPLINLVKSVSSEIEARDGSSLKSQPLLSLVKSISTEISRLEPEVTPSKSDSKLNVHRWRQITQPKGKNGDSRTAPSSPNISPSESKGSFFKAQEAKFEDTKRRFSEAMQEPLSRLSKIMGEENLSPKHKMHLSGNHAHDTCKETAILEAKTELSNSETDQHGAILSHSCRKGQTEDSHPAEKKWGPSSNCRYEICSYGDVIQVVEMGRDKSGGAEEIRMIQPLDVLRPPKSCSSVPSKALACIAILAYNYFVLPLPPYISGLCLGLACGFILGFLIILLLVPKRPLSPRKTKTPEDNLTLDPLHQQTREPNMLKGWMNQMYSYDPEIYHPSLTHSVFVTLEDSTMKFSYPKNNIPRRATFEEQISEAVFVNHRHYEISGAKVFLVPPGLARKRMWNKKYPICILFPDQLDQSSKGIGDQDPDHQREKSTKKRVAPGQETPVKHPAENQERTLYLFGRTGRDKEEWFQHLARASRVESSEPHNANLSELRSGLNQLSPSERGTYSDSSSRGSTEDLLSVVKPKDLVVNIREKLLLDYDTYMSQIVPPGNDSSPPESPCLSPASSPPPKKIHGDANTAGEPHTAWVNAVLGRMFWDFLREKYWADQVSNKIQKKLGRIKLPYFMNELTLTELDMGASIPHILSASSPTVDNRGLWVDMEVTYSGSLQMTLETKMNLYKLGKEAVGEESGKTDNGREGIKPRLVLLADSDAESSSAGSSDEEDAPLATEPSGILGERNTPLGPESHVGGNSTSRKILRFVDKIAKSKYFQKATENEFIKKKIEEVSNTPLLLTVEVQELTGTLTVNIPPPPTDRVWYSFQTPPQLDLKVRPKLGEREVTFIHVTEWIEKKLQHEFQKILVMPNMDDLILPLMHSGLDSQPVSEGLPKDFQGEGVKKC, encoded by the exons ATGGCAGACCATCCTCTAGTTGCTTCAGGTCCTTCTGCAGCAAAGTCTTCTCCTCGCCAGCCGTCTCCTCTGCAGGGAAATGAAGCTCCTGATTCCCCAAAATTAGCCAGCCCCACAGTAGGTTGTAGAAGAGAAGAGGACTGGGAAAGCGAACATGGAAATGAACTGATCTTTGCCttagatgaggaagaagaagaagaagaagaccttgAGTCACCAGACAGCTTTTCGCCATGCGAAGAGGAACTCAGGAAGGAGGAAGACCACCAAACAGAGTCCGCGTTCCATGTGCCATCATCCCCTCTTCCATCTCCACCCGAATTGGGGTTTGCGCCTCCTGCTCCCCTTGTTTCCAGCTCCCCCAGTTCCTCACCCCAAAAGTTAGCCCTCCTTGTCAACCCACAAGGACCCAAACCGTTGATCAACTTGGTCAAGTCTGTTTCCTCGGAAATCGAGGCTCGTGATGGCTCTTCTCTCAAGTCCCAGCCATTGTTGAGTTTGGTCAAGTCCATTTCCACCGAGATTTCACGCCTGGAGCCCGAAGTGACGCCATCAAAATCCGACTCCAAGCTCAACGTCCATCGGTGGCGACAGATCACCCAGCCCAAGGGCAAAAATGGCGACTCGAGGACAGCACCTTCCTCTCCCAACATTTCCCCTTCGGAGAGCAAAGGCAGCTTCTTCAAAGCTCAGGAAGCCAAATTTGAGGACACCAAAAGGCGTTTCTCGGAAGCCATGCAGGAACCCCTTAGCCGGCTCAGCAAAATCATGGGGGAGGAGAACCTGTCgccaaaacacaaaatgcacCTTTCTGGCAACCATGCCCACGACACATGCAAGGAGACTGCCATTTTGGAGGCCAAGACGGAGCTCTCCAATTCTGAGACTGACCAGCATGGTGCCATTTTAAGCCATTCATGTAGGAAAGGGCAAACGGAAGATTCTCACCCTGCAGAAAAGAAGTGGGGTCCCTCCTCGAACTGCCGGTATGAAATTTGCTCCTATGGGGATGTCATCCAGGTGGTGGAGATGGGTCGGGACAAGAGCGGAGGTGCCGAGGAAATCCGGATGATTCAGCCTCTGGACGTCCTCCGTCCCCCCAAATCGTGCAGCTCTGTGCCAAGTAAAGCCCTCGCCTGCATTGCCATCTTGGCCTATAACTACTTTGTCCTGCCTTTGCCCCCTTACATTTCTGGCCTCTGCCTTGGCTTGGCGTGTGGGTTCATTTTGGGCTTCCTGATCATTCTGCTGCTGGTGCCAAAGCGTCCCCTTTCTCCACGGAAAACGAAGACCCCAGAGGACAATCTGACGCTGGACCCACTGCATCAGCAGACAAGGGAACCCAACATGCTTAAG GGATGGATGAACCAAATGTACTCCTATGATCCGGAGATCTACCACCCGTCTCTCACCCATTCCGTGTTCGTCACCTTGGAAGACTCCACCATGAAGTTCTCCTACCCCAAGAATAACATCCCTCGACGGGCCACCTTTGAGGAACAAATATCCGAGGCAGTTTTTGTGAATCACCGGCATTATGAGATAAGCGGTGCCAAG GTCTTCCTAGTCCCACCTGGTCTGGCCCGGAAGAGGATGTGGAACAAGAAATACCCCATCTGCATTCTCTTCCCAGACCAACTTGACCAAAGCAGCAAAGGGATTGGAGACCAAGACCCAGACCATCAGAGAGAGAAGAGTACAAAGAAGAGGGTGGCTCCAGGCCAAGAGACCCCTGTGAAGCATCCGGCCGAAAACCAGGAAAGGACACTTTACCTGTTTGGCCGCACTGGACGGGATAAGGAGGAATGGTTCCAGCATCTCGCCAGGGCTTCCCGGGTAGAGAGTAGTGAGCCCCACAATGCCAACCTAAGTGAACTCCGGTCAG GTTTAAACCAGCTGAGCCCATCGGAGAGGGGGACCTACAGTGACAGCAGCAGCCGAGGCAGCACAGAAGACCTCCTCTCTGTGGTCAAGCCCAAAGACCTAGTGGTCAACATCCGAGAGAAGCTCCTCTTGGATTACGACACGTACATGTCCCAAATCGTCCCTCCGGGGAATGACTCCAGCCCACCTGAGAGCCCTTGCCTCAGCCCAGCAAGCAGCCCGCCCCCCAAAAAG ATCCATGGGGATGCGAACACGGCTGGCGAACCACACACGGCTTGGGTCAACGCGGTGCTCGGGCGGATGTTTTGGGACTTCCTAAGGGAAAAATATTGGGCCGACCAAGTTTCAAACAAGATCCAGAAGAAACTGGGCAGAATCAAG CTGCCATACTTCATGAATGAACTCACGCTCACAGAGCTGGATATGGGGGCTTCCATCCCGCACATACTTAGTGCATCAAGCCCAACGGTGGATAATcgag GGCTTTGGGTGGACATGGAAGTGACCTACAGTGGCTCTCTGCAGATGACCCTGGAGACAAAGATGAACTTGTACAAACTGGGCAAAGAAGCCGTGGGAGAGGAGAGCGGGAAGACAGACAACGGCAGGGAAGG CATAAAGCCCCGCTTGGTCCTTCTGGCTGACAGCGATGCTGAGTCCTCCAGCGCAGGTTCCTCCGATGAAGAAGATGCCCCACTTGCCACTGAGCCCTCGGGAATCCTGGGGGAGAGGAACACCCCTCTTGGGCCTGAAAG CCATGTTGGGGGCAACAGCACCAGCCGGAAGATCCTGCGCTTCGTGGACAAGATCGCCAAGTCCAAATATTTCCAGAAGGCCACCGAGAATGAGTTTATTAAGAAGAAGATTGAAGAGGTCTCCAACACACCGTTACTGTTAACTGTGGAGGTCCAAGAACTGACAGGGACATTGACGGTGAACATCCCTCCACCTCCGACGGATCGAGTCTG GTACAGCTTCCAGACCCCACCCCAGCTAGACCTGAAGGTCCGCCCAAAGCTAGGGGAGCGGGAGGTCACCTTCATTCACGTCACCGAATGGATAGAGAAGAAGCTTCAGCATGAATTCCAG AAAATTTTAGTGATGCCAAACATGGATGACCTGATCTTGCCCCTCATGCACTCTGGTTTGGACTCCCAGCCGGTCTCAGAGGGACTCCCAAAGGATTTCCAAGGAGAAGGGGTGAAGAAATGCTGA
- the MSRB1 gene encoding methionine-R-sulfoxide reductase B1: MAFCLFSGGEAFQSHFEPGIYVCSKCGFELFSSKSKYAHSSPWPAFTETIHEDSISKYLERPNAFKVLCGKCGNGLGHEFINDGPQKGQSRFUIFSSSLKFVPKDKVEKNLRK; this comes from the exons ATGGCCTTCTGCCTCTTCTCCGGAGGAGAGGCTTTCCAGAGCCACTTCGAGCCCG GAATATACGTTTGCTCCAAGTGCGGCTTTGAGCTGTTCTCCAGCAAATCCAAATATGCTCACTCCTCTCCCTGGCCAGCTTTTACCGAAACCATCCATGAAGACAGCATCTCCAAGTACTTAGAGCGCCCAAATGCTTTCAAA GTCTTGTGCGGCAAATGTGGCAACGGTTTGGGTCACGAATTCATCAACGATGGCCCCCAAAAGGGTCAGTCTCGCTTCTGAATATTCAGCAGCTCTCTCAAATTTGTCCCAAAAG acaaAGTTGAGAAGAACTTGAGGAAATAA